Genomic segment of Vibrio celticus:
TGGATTAATATTAGCCTATATAGCAATTTAATTCCTAGTCGAATCTGTAAACTCTCCCCCTATAAATACTTTACTTATTAGGAGTGAGAGGAAATGAGCTCTCAATTAATGCTGGCGTTCTTGCTATTTTCAACATCAATTGCAATTACCCCTGGGGCAGGCAATATCGCATTACTTGGGATTTCAAGTCGTTATGGATTTGCTGCGACTTTACCTTTTATCTCTGGGAACGCTGTTGGCATCATCATCGTATTGGCGGGTTCTAGTGTCGGTTTGGTGAGCCTATTTACCCTTTACCCGGAGCTATACAATATTTTGAAATACGCGGGTGCGGCTTATTTGCTGTTCATGGCGTGGTCGATTGCGAACATGCAAATCGAAGAGAGCACGACCGACAATCGTTCAGGTTTTATGTCTGGTGTGTTGGTGCAGGTGTTAAACCCTAAAGGTTGGATAGCGTCATTAACCGTGTTTTCACAGTTCATTACTCCGAACGCAGATTACTTGATTCAAGTAGTGACCATTATCGCGGGTATGGTGATTACTGGTGTACCGTGCATGTTGGTGTGGGCGTATTGCGGCACCATGCTTAAAAAGTTGCTGCAATCACCAAAACAGATGATGTTTGTGAACCGTTGCTTGGGCGGAAGCTTAGCGATGGTGGTTGCCTTTATGCTTTATCAACCGGCGTAAATCACAAAGAAAAAAACCACTCCTAAATCCATAGGAGTGGCGTCTAAATGTCGACTAAGTCGTTAACAGTAAAGAATTAAGTTAACAAATATTTAAGGAACTTGAGTTAAAAGCTTTAAGCTTTTAAGTATAAAGGTTAAGCAGTTTCAGCCTCTTTAACTGGAGCTGAGTTACGGATTAGGTGGTCAAATGCACCTAAGCTTGCTTTCGCACCTTCACCCATCGCAATGATGATCTGTTTGTAAGGTACGGTTGTTACGTCACCCGCTGCGAATACACCTTTCATTGATGTTGCGCCATGAGCGTTAATTTCAATTTCACCGCGTGGTGACAGCTCAACTTTCGAACCCTTCAACCATTCGCTGTTTGGCATCAGGCCGATTTGAACAAAGATACCCGCGAGTTCTATCTGTTTAAGTTCATCGGTGTTGCGGTCTTTGTATTCCAGACCGGTTACACGGTTGCCATCACCAATCACTTGCGTTGTTTGAGCCATCTTGATGATTTCGATGTTTGGTGTTGCGTTTGCTTTGTCGATAAGCACTTGGTCGGCACGCAGTGTGTCTGCAAATTCAAGTACGGTTACGTGTTCAACAATACCCGCTAAATCAATTGCCGCTTCAATACCTGAGTTACCACCACCGATAACCGCTGTTTTCTTACCTTTGAACAATGGACCGTCACAGTGTGGGCAGTAAGCGACGCCTTTATTGCGGTACTCTTGCTCACCCGGAACGTTCATTTCACGCCAGCGAGCACCGGTACTTGTGATAACCGTGCGAGCTCGTAGTGTTGCGCCGCTCTCTAGCTCAACGTGGATGTAGCCGTCTTCTGTGTCTTCTGCTGCAATGATGTTTGCAGCGCGCTGCTCAGTCATCACTTCAACACCGTACTCTTTTACGTGCTCTTCAAGGCTTGCCACTAATTTAGGGCCAGTTGTCGCTTTCACTGAGATAAAGTTCTCAATCGCCATGGTGTCCATCACTTGGCCGCCGAATCGGTCAGCAACCACACCTGTGCGAATGCCTTTACGTGCAGCATAAATTGCCGCTGAAGAACCTGCAGGGCCGCCGCCTACAACCAATACATCAAAGGGTGCTTGTTGGTTTAGGTTTGCTGCTTTCTTTTCCGCTGCGCCTGAATCAACCTTGTTGAGGATCTCTGCCAGTGACATACGGCCTTGACCAAATAGCTCACCATTAACGAACACACTTGGTACTGCCATGATGTCGCGAGACTTCACTTCATCTTGGAATGCTGCGCCATCAATCATTGTTGTCTTAACCAGAGGGTTAATCGCCGACATCATGTTGAATGCCTGAACCACTTCTGGACAGTTTTGGCATGAGAGTGAGATGAAAATCTCTACATTAAGCTCTTGGTCGAGCTCTTTAATTTGCTCGATTACGTCCGCTTCAAGCTTGATAGGGTGACCACCGCTATGAAGCAGTGCTAGAACCAGTGACGTGAACTCGTGACCCATTGGTAAACCGGCGAAACCAATCGCAGTACCTTTTTCTTGGTTCACTACCTGCATGATAGGGCTGCGCGTGCTTGCGCTATCATCACGAGTTACTTCAATCTTGTCGGTTAAAGACGCGATGTCATTCGCCAGATCTTGAAGTTTGTTCGCGGTGTCGCTGCCATCCAGGCTAAGGACTAACTGAACATTGGTTTTTAGGTTTTCTAGGTATGCTTTTAGCTGCTGCTTCATTGCTTGATCTAACATAATCGTGCCTGCTCTTAAATTCTGTGTCTTGGTATTGACCAATACCTTCTTGCTGAAAAAGGAAAATAAAAAGGGGGCGCAAGTCGGCAAATATTGTGGTGTTGATGTTTTGAAAGGGTGGCGCGCGACTGCCCTTTAGGAGGGGGGCCGAAGCGCGCCTGTAGAACCGTTTAGCTATTCTTGTTAGGTAGGCTTAGATTAAATCTTGCCTACTAGGTCTAGAGATGGAGCTAGAGTCTCTTCGCCTTCTTTCCATTTAGCTGGGCAAACTTCACCTGGGTTAGCGGCTACGTATTGTGCTGCTTTAACCTTGCGTAGTAGGTCTTCTGCGTCACGGCCGATGCCTTCAGCTGTGATTTCCATTGCTTGGATAACGCCTTCAGGGTCGATTAGGAACGTTGCACGGTTTGCAAGGCCTTGACCTTCACGCATAACGTTGAAGTTATTTGTGATGTTGCCCGTTTGGTCACCTACCATGAAGTATTCGATAGTGCCGATTTTGTCAGAAGTATCGTGCCATGCTTTGTGAGAGAAGTGAGTGTCAGTTGATACTGAGTAAACTTCTACGCCGCGAGATTGAAGCTCTGCGTATTTGTCTTGCAGGTCAACTAGCTCAGTTGGACATACAAATGTGAAGTCTGCTGGGTAGAAGAAGAATACAGCCCACTTGCCTTTAACGTCTTGCTCAGTGATTTCTACGAATTCGCCGTTTTTGAATGCTGTTGCGTTGAATGGTTTGATTTCTGTGTTGATCATGATTTGACCCTCTTTCTAATTTGTAGTGTTTAACGCTATCCCGCGTCGATGTAGATATATTGCATTGCCACCGAAAATTAGTGAAATCGGACATTTCTATAGATTCAATAGGCGAATCCTATCTTTGATAGAAGAAAGCTATCAACAAAAACGATTAACAAAAGCCATCAAATATCAACACCTCCCAATTTGAGTAGCTATGCTCTTTAGGTTGTTCTCTCTATTGGGCTTATCTCTATTGGTGTGCGTATCTATGTATCTATGTATCTATGTAGGTAGGGGGAGGTATGGCTTCTTTACGTGAGTTGAGTTGTTATACCAAACTGTGAATAACAAAATATTATCATTAATATAAATTATGATAATTTCAGTTAATCATCGTATCTCCATATACTCTCTTCATCGAAACGAAACATCGAAGCTAGACTTCGAAAAGCACAGAATTTAAAACGAATTTGGAGCAAGTTATGAAAATGAATCACGTAGGCATCATGGTTGGCGACATGGACAAAGCAGTCGAGTTTTACACGAAAGCGCTAGGTCTAAGAATCGTAATGAATAACACTAAAGTGATGGAAGAGCGCGAATCAGCAATCGGCCGCATGTGTATCGCTGTGTTCGGTGAAGGCTTCAAAGGTTTCAACATTGCACACCTAGTAACATCTGATGGTATCGGTGTTGAGCTGTTCGAAATGAAAGAGCGCCAAGAGCGTCACGAAGTTGATTTCTCTCGTCTAGGTATCTTCCATTTCTGCCTACAGCTTCCAAAAGAGCAGTTTCATTCAGCGATTAAACGTGTTGAAGAGTTTGGCGGTAAGGTTCGTATGGACATCATGCGTTACCACCCAGAAGACGAACTAAAACAAGCACAAATGGTTTACCTAGAAGACCCGTTTGGCAACCTGTTCGAGTTCTACTCGCACTCATACGAAGATACGTACGCGACTGATTACGAGTAATCGCGTTACTACCTTCCATAAGGTAGAAAAACCGAAACACCCCCTAAAGAGGATTGGTAGAGATACCAATCCTTTTTTGCGTTTGTAGGGCCTAATACCAATTAAAGTAAAAATGTGATCTAATTGAGATTGATGAATTATTGTGAAATTTAGCCATGGATAGCCTTAATAACACTGACTTCAAAAAGCTTGCGAGCCAGCAAAAAACCATTCAGATGAAGATGCGTTTACTTGCGCTCGCACACTTTAAAGACGGCCTCTCTCGTACACAAATTGCAAAATCTCTCAAAGTCAGTCGAACCAGTGTCAATAAATGGGTTCGGATTTTTTTTGAAGAAGGCCTAGAAGGACTTCAAGAAAAACCTCGGACTGGTAGGCCTGCATACCTCACCGATGAGCAGCGGGCTCAACTCAGTGCCTTCATAAAAAAAGAAGCTGAATCACCTTCTGGTGGCCGCCTTGTTGGAAGCGATATACATGACTACATCGTTAAACACTTTGACAAGCACTACCACCCTAATTCCATCTATTATCTCCTCGACCACATGGGTTTTTCTTGGATAACTTCTCGTTCCAAACACCCTAAACAATCACAGCAAATACAGGACGATTTTAAAAAAATTCCAAATCGAAACGATCCTTAAGATCCCCGGGCATATTGGGCTAGAGAGTGTTGATGTCTGGTTTCAAGACGAAGCTAGGTTTGGTCAGCAGAACACAACAACACGTCTTTGGGCTACTCGTGGAACGAGACCACGCGTAGTAAAACAGCAGCAATTTGAATACGCTTATTTGTTTGGCTCAGTGTGCCCATCGAGAGGGATTGGTGAGGCAATGGTCGTCCCTTGGGTTAACAAAGACATCATGATAAACCATCTAGAGCAGATATCTAAAGTCACAGAAAAAGACCGTCATTCAGTGGTAATAATGGATGGCGCAGGATGGCATACCGATGATATTGCTAACCCATTTGATAATGTCAGTATTATCAAATTGCCGCCATACTCACCAGAGCTTAACCCTATAGAGCAAGTGTGGAGTTGGTTAAGGCAACACTATTTAGCAAACCAAAACTTCATTGATTATAACGATATTGTTTCGAAGGTCTGTAGCGCTTGGAATGGATTTCTTGAGTGCAAAGATCGCGTCACAAAAATGTGTACAAGAGATTGGATTGACCTGATCAGTTAATTTTCCGGATTGGTATAATTTAGGAATATCGGGAAAACCCATCGGCTGCACTAAAACAAACCGACAATGTTGCTCTTTAGTGCAGCATTCCCTTGGTAAAAAACTTAAATGATTGATAAATATAATGTTAAACCATTGGCATATATGTTGCTCTATTACCTTTATGTGAATTGTATACAATAAAAAATACATTAAGGAAATCACATGGAACAGAACAGTGAATTGATCTACGGATTGGATGACCGACCATCAGTTAAAGCAGCCAGTTACGCGGCACTGCAGCATGTATTAGCCAGTTTTGTTGGCATTATCACCCCCACGCTTATTATCGGTGGCGTTTTAGGTTTGGGTGACCACATTCCTTATTTGATGAGCATGGCATTAATGGTGTCTGGGGTAGGTACCTTTATCCAAGCCAGAAAAATAGGGCCAGTTGGTGCAGGGATGATTTGTGTCCAAGGAACCAGCTTTGCATTCTTAGGATCTGTATTAGGTGCGGGCTTCCTTGTTAAAGCGAATGGCGGTGGTCCGGATGAAATGCTGGCGACCATTTTTGGTGTTTGCTTCTTCGGTGCGTTTGTCGAAATTGTTCTATCGCGTTTTATCGAAAAGCTGAAAGTGGTGATCACGCCCGTTGTGACCGGAATCGTTATCACCACGATTGGTATCTCTTTGATTAAAGTTGGCGTCACAGATATTGCTGGTGGCGTTGGCGCCGAAGATTTTGGTTCTGGAAGCAATCTGATGTTGGGTGCCATCGTCCTCGGAACCATAGTCGCGCTTAACCTGAGTAACAATAATATAGTTAGGCTGTCGTCGATTTTAGTTGGGTTGGTAGTTGGCTGGGGCGTTGCCATTTTGATGGGTAAAGCGTCTATGGTTTCTTTTGCTTCTCAACCGCTATTGAGTATTCCTGTCCCATTTAAATATGGCTTCGCTTTTGATTGGCAAGCCTTCCTGCCTATCGCTTTTATTTACTTGATTACTGTTATAGAAACTACGGGTGACCTTACCGCCAACAGCATGTTCTCAGGGCAGCCGGTTAAAGGGCCTAAATACCTCAATCGACTCAAGGCTGGCGTGCTGGGTGACGGCGTGAACTCACTTATCGCTGCGGTATTCAATACTTTTCCGAACACGACTTTCAGCCAGAACAACGGTGTGATCCATTTTACGGGGATCGCGAGTCGCTACATCGGCTACTTCATTGCCGCGATTCTTTTTCTGTTAGGGTTATTTCCCATCTTAGGTGCGGTATTAATGACGATTCCAAAGCCAGTATTGGGCGGGGCGACATTGGTGATGTTCGGTACGGTTGCTGCTGCGGGCATTAAAATCATCGCCAATGAAAAACTGGATCGCCGCAGAATCATGACGATAGCTATCTCACTAGGCTTAGGGCTTGGTGTCATGCTGGTACCAGATTTATTGAAAGAAGCACCCAAGCTAGTGCAAAGCATATTTG
This window contains:
- the ahpF gene encoding alkyl hydroperoxide reductase subunit F — encoded protein: MLDQAMKQQLKAYLENLKTNVQLVLSLDGSDTANKLQDLANDIASLTDKIEVTRDDSASTRSPIMQVVNQEKGTAIGFAGLPMGHEFTSLVLALLHSGGHPIKLEADVIEQIKELDQELNVEIFISLSCQNCPEVVQAFNMMSAINPLVKTTMIDGAAFQDEVKSRDIMAVPSVFVNGELFGQGRMSLAEILNKVDSGAAEKKAANLNQQAPFDVLVVGGGPAGSSAAIYAARKGIRTGVVADRFGGQVMDTMAIENFISVKATTGPKLVASLEEHVKEYGVEVMTEQRAANIIAAEDTEDGYIHVELESGATLRARTVITSTGARWREMNVPGEQEYRNKGVAYCPHCDGPLFKGKKTAVIGGGNSGIEAAIDLAGIVEHVTVLEFADTLRADQVLIDKANATPNIEIIKMAQTTQVIGDGNRVTGLEYKDRNTDELKQIELAGIFVQIGLMPNSEWLKGSKVELSPRGEIEINAHGATSMKGVFAAGDVTTVPYKQIIIAMGEGAKASLGAFDHLIRNSAPVKEAETA
- the ahpC gene encoding alkyl hydroperoxide reductase subunit C, which gives rise to MINTEIKPFNATAFKNGEFVEITEQDVKGKWAVFFFYPADFTFVCPTELVDLQDKYAELQSRGVEVYSVSTDTHFSHKAWHDTSDKIGTIEYFMVGDQTGNITNNFNVMREGQGLANRATFLIDPEGVIQAMEITAEGIGRDAEDLLRKVKAAQYVAANPGEVCPAKWKEGEETLAPSLDLVGKI
- a CDS encoding LysE family translocator, with amino-acid sequence MSSQLMLAFLLFSTSIAITPGAGNIALLGISSRYGFAATLPFISGNAVGIIIVLAGSSVGLVSLFTLYPELYNILKYAGAAYLLFMAWSIANMQIEESTTDNRSGFMSGVLVQVLNPKGWIASLTVFSQFITPNADYLIQVVTIIAGMVITGVPCMLVWAYCGTMLKKLLQSPKQMMFVNRCLGGSLAMVVAFMLYQPA
- a CDS encoding IS630 family transposase (programmed frameshift), translating into MDSLNNTDFKKLASQQKTIQMKMRLLALAHFKDGLSRTQIAKSLKVSRTSVNKWVRIFFEEGLEGLQEKPRTGRPAYLTDEQRAQLSAFIKKEAESPSGGRLVGSDIHDYIVKHFDKHYHPNSIYYLLDHMGFSWITSRSKHPKQSQQIQDDFKKFQIETILKIPGHIGLESVDVWFQDEARFGQQNTTTRLWATRGTRPRVVKQQQFEYAYLFGSVCPSRGIGEAMVVPWVNKDIMINHLEQISKVTEKDRHSVVIMDGAGWHTDDIANPFDNVSIIKLPPYSPELNPIEQVWSWLRQHYLANQNFIDYNDIVSKVCSAWNGFLECKDRVTKMCTRDWIDLIS
- a CDS encoding uracil-xanthine permease family protein, encoding MEQNSELIYGLDDRPSVKAASYAALQHVLASFVGIITPTLIIGGVLGLGDHIPYLMSMALMVSGVGTFIQARKIGPVGAGMICVQGTSFAFLGSVLGAGFLVKANGGGPDEMLATIFGVCFFGAFVEIVLSRFIEKLKVVITPVVTGIVITTIGISLIKVGVTDIAGGVGAEDFGSGSNLMLGAIVLGTIVALNLSNNNIVRLSSILVGLVVGWGVAILMGKASMVSFASQPLLSIPVPFKYGFAFDWQAFLPIAFIYLITVIETTGDLTANSMFSGQPVKGPKYLNRLKAGVLGDGVNSLIAAVFNTFPNTTFSQNNGVIHFTGIASRYIGYFIAAILFLLGLFPILGAVLMTIPKPVLGGATLVMFGTVAAAGIKIIANEKLDRRRIMTIAISLGLGLGVMLVPDLLKEAPKLVQSIFGSPVTMSGIAALVITGLMSLVPGTKAKPISNVVHTSKA
- a CDS encoding VOC family protein — translated: MKMNHVGIMVGDMDKAVEFYTKALGLRIVMNNTKVMEERESAIGRMCIAVFGEGFKGFNIAHLVTSDGIGVELFEMKERQERHEVDFSRLGIFHFCLQLPKEQFHSAIKRVEEFGGKVRMDIMRYHPEDELKQAQMVYLEDPFGNLFEFYSHSYEDTYATDYE